The Cytophagia bacterium CHB2 genome includes a region encoding these proteins:
- the nagB gene encoding glucosamine-6-phosphate deaminase, whose product MLVYIKKDYEEMSKAGAQIVAALLRKKPNCVLGFATGSTPLGLYRELIRMHQREGLDFSKITTFNLDEYVGLPPEHDQSYHYFMWENLFKHINVDRRFVHIPMGMAQNIEAHCEWYEEQIEKAGGIDLQILGIGANGHIAFNEPGSSLGSRTRIKTLTGTTREANARFFKNPHEVPKYAITMGVGTIMDAKHVLLLANGATKAAAIAATCKGPITAMWPATIVQMHRLATVLVDQAAAAKLKMKYEG is encoded by the coding sequence ATGCTGGTTTACATCAAAAAAGATTATGAGGAAATGAGCAAAGCCGGCGCGCAGATTGTCGCGGCGTTGTTGCGCAAAAAACCCAACTGCGTTCTGGGCTTTGCCACCGGCAGCACACCGCTCGGCCTATACCGAGAATTGATTCGCATGCACCAGCGCGAGGGCCTGGATTTCTCGAAGATCACGACATTTAATCTGGACGAATATGTTGGCTTGCCGCCGGAGCATGATCAGAGTTATCATTATTTCATGTGGGAAAACCTGTTCAAGCACATCAACGTCGATCGACGTTTTGTGCATATCCCGATGGGCATGGCGCAAAATATCGAGGCGCATTGTGAATGGTATGAGGAACAGATCGAAAAAGCCGGCGGTATTGATTTGCAAATTTTGGGCATCGGCGCGAACGGCCACATTGCCTTCAACGAGCCAGGCTCCTCGCTCGGCTCGCGCACGCGCATTAAAACCCTAACGGGGACGACGCGCGAAGCCAACGCACGCTTCTTCAAAAATCCGCATGAAGTGCCGAAGTATGCCATCACCATGGGCGTCGGCACGATTATGGACGCGAAGCATGTACTGCTGCTGGCCAACGGCGCAACCAAGGCCGCGGCGATTGCGGCAACGTGCAAAGGTCCGATTACGGCCATGTGGCCTGCGACCATCGTGCAAATGCACCGGCTAGCTACCGTGCTTGTCGATCAAGCCGCAGCGGCAAAACTTAAAATGAAGTACGAAGGCTGA